In the genome of Quercus robur chromosome 3, dhQueRobu3.1, whole genome shotgun sequence, one region contains:
- the LOC126719473 gene encoding uncharacterized protein LOC126719473, with translation MRTGLNLKIRELKKEICDLEDKENRMWFQRSKVLWAANGDKNSKFFHCRATQRMRKNSILNIRNEDGGWSSDSEAVAETLTAYFQALFTLANLPLCEAATDSINRVITDEMNDQLSLEFQNWEVQQAIKQMAPFKAQGPDSMPPLFYQHYWDLIGEDVSQSVLTFLNSASLPEHLNHTFITLIPKKKNLEHASEFRPISLCNVLYKIFSKVLANRLKRILPKIITEHQSAFTKSRLIFDNILVAFESLHSMQKHNGKEGFMAIKLDMSKAYDRVEWPYLEAVMRKMGFNNKWIKLLMLCVTTISYSILVNGEPKGLIHPSRGIRQGDPISPFLFLLCTEGLHGLISKAASQGDIRGYSLCRNSPRSTSEDIREHIKLALGVPEIKQYEKYLGLPSLVGRNKKASFNYIKERWGQKGDRRKIHWVKWGTLCFPKSDGGMGFKDLALFNDALLAKQAWRLLHHKNSLFYRVFKSKCFGIVQLWKLLIQPQPHMPGILPPLDHPRILSPQVKGFEDLKVFDLIDPEFKSWDENLLHGLFIPEEVSLIKSIPLCITSVEDKLVWPFTASGEYTVKFGYNFLAKLNLNTQASGQLVQDNGIWKLVWGLRIPNKVKNFIWRSCRDTIPVKNNLKKRQILQDDSCDHYHQVSKMVLHAIWECPTLTPIWDSIQELSFRKNRSFRDTQELLLFANEEEKFLEMMVVTMWTIWSCRNQIRVQQNVYPIDQVVPNARQVPSVFHRANRVQQVPTTVSSTNRVTWIPPPANSLKINFDGALFRDINKVGLGVVIRNDHGQVLASLSEQIQLPFSSDLVEAMAAARAISFAHELSLSNYILEGDSEVVIKALKSNDDSLSSFGHILASAKTLTDVNCITFSHT, from the exons ATGAGGACAGGTTTAAATTTGAAGATTCGGGAACTCAAAAAGGAGATATGTGATCTAGAAGATAAGGAGAACAGAATGTGGTTCCAAAGATCAAAAGTTTTATGGGCAGCAAATGGAGATAAAAACTCTAAATTCTTTCATTGTCGAGCCACTCAAAGGATGAGGAAAAATTCAATCTTAAATATTAGGAATGAGGATGGAGGTTGGAGTTCTGATAGTGAGGCCGTAGCAGAGACCTTAACAGCCTATTTTCAAGCTCTATTCACCTTAGCAAATCTGCCTCTTTGTGAAGCTGCCACTGATTCTATCAATAGGGTGATAACAGATGAAATGAATGATCAACTCTCCTTGGAGTTCCAGAATTGGGAAGTTCAGCAAGCCATAAAGCAAATGGCACCTTTTAAAGCACAAGGACCAGACAGTATGCCCCCATTATTTTATCAACACTATTGGGATCTAATTGGTGAGGATGTTTCACAATCCGTCCTTACTTTTTTGAATTCAGCTTCTTTACCTGAACATCTTAACCATACATTCATTACTCTcattccaaagaaaaaaaatctggagCATGCTTCTGAATTCAGGCCTATTAGTTTATGTAATGTATTGTATAAGATTTTTTCAAAAGTCTTAGCAAATAGGCTTAAAAGaatattaccaaaaattatCACTGAACATCAAAGTGCTTTCACTAAAAGCCGTCTCATatttgataatattttggtaGCTTTTGAGTCTTTACACAGTATGCAGAAACACAATGGGAAGGAAGGATTCATGGCAATCAAGCTTGACATGAGCAAAgcctatgatagggtggagtggCCTTATCTTGAAGCTGTAATGAGAAAAATGGGGTTCAACAACAAATGGATCAAACTTCTCATGCTTTGTGTCACCACAATCTCCTATTCCATTCTTGTCAATGGAGAACCAAAAGGCTTAATCCATCCGTCCAGAGGCATCAGACAGGGTGATCCTATCTCTCCATTCTTGTTCCTATTGTGCACAGAAGGATTGCATGGCCTAATCAGCAAAGCAGCATCCCAAGGTGATATTAGGGGTTATTCATTATGTAGAAATAGCCCTCG ATCAACTTCTGAAGATATAAGGGAGCACATTAAGCTTGCTTTGGGGGTTCCAGAAATAAAGCAATACGAGAAATACCTTGGTCTTCCATCTCTAGTTGGAAGAAACAAGAAAGCCAGCTTCAATTACATTAAAGAAAGG TGGGGACAAAAAGGAGATAGAAGGAAGATCCATTGGGTGAAATGGGGTACTTTATGCTTTCCAAAATCTGATGGTGGTATGGGTTTCAAGGACTTAGCCCTTTTTAATGATGCACTTCTTGCCAAGCAAGCTTGGAGACTCTTGCACCATAAGAATTCCCTCTTCTACCGAGTGTTCAAGTCCAAATGCTTCGGGATTGTTCAATTATGGAAGCTACTGATTCAGCCTCAGCCTCATATGCCTGGCATA CTGCCACCCCTTGATCATCCACGAATCCTATCACCGCAGGTTAAAGGATTTGAAGATTTGAAGGTTTTTGATCTCATAGACCCAGAATTCAAGAGCTGGGATGAAAATCTGTTACATGGTCTATTTATTCCCGAGGAGGTGAGTTTGATAAAGAGCATCCCATTATGCATCACCTCAGTTGAAGATAAACTTGTGTGGCCCTTCACTGCTTCGGGTGAGTACACAGTAAAGTTTGGGTACAACTTCCTAGCAAAGTTGAACTTGAATACTCAGGCTTCAGGACAATTGGTGCAAGACAATGGAATTTGGAAGCTGGTTTGGGGTCTTCGGATCCCAAATAAAGTAAAGAATTTCATTTGGAGATCATGTAGGGACACTATCCCCGTGAAGAATAACCTGAAGAAGAGACAGATCCTCCAAGATGATAGTTGCGATCATTATCATCAGGTGTCTAAAATGGTTCTCCATGCAATATGGGAATGCCCGACCCTTACACCGATCTGGGATTCCATTCAGGAACTCTCTTTTCGCAAGAACCGTTCATTTCGGGACACACAGGAGCTGTTACTCTTTGCCAACGAAGAGGAAAAATTCCTGGAAATGATGGTGGTAACAATGTGGACTATCTGGTCTTGTAGAAACCAGATTAGAGTGCAGCAGAACGTTTACCCCATAGACCAGGTCGTTCCAAATGCTCGGCAAGTCCCCTCTGTTTTCCATCGTGCAAATAGAGTCCAACAAGTTCCAACCACGGTATCTAGCACAAATCGGGTTACCTGGATCCCACCACCAGCAAACTCACTCAAGATCAACTTTGATGGGGCACTTTTCAGAGATATTAATAAAGTCGGTTTGGGTGTTGTTATCCGTAATGACCATGGACAGGTACTTGCATCCTTATCGGAACAGATCCAGTTGCCTTTTTCCTCCGACCTGGTTGAAGCAATGGCAGCAGCACGGGCCATCTCATTTGCTCATGAACTCAGTCTCTCCAATTACATATTGGAAGGTGACTCTGAAGTGGTGATAAAAGCTCTCAAAAGTAATGATGACTCCCTATCTTCTTTTGGCCACATTCTTGCTTCGGCCAAAACCTTAACAGACGTCAATTGTATTACTTTTTCCCATACTTGA